AGTCAAGTGAAAGTTTTACTTCATCAAGTTTTAAAAGTGTTTCTTGTACTTTAAGTTCATCGATCGTTGCTGCATTAGATAAAATCAGTGTTTTGGTATCTCCTTTGATCTTATCTATCTCATCGATAAGCTCTGATAAATAGGGATAAAGTGTCGGTTCACCGTTTGCTGTGAGCGTAATAAAGTCGATATCAGGATGCTCTGCTAAGGCCTTTTTCAGTGCTTCCATCACCTCTTCTATACTGACAACATCTTCATAGTGATCCATCGTCTTTGCAGGATCAAGCTCACAGTAGAGACAGTCAAAGTTACACTGTTTTTTGGAAGGGCTGAGATCAATTCCCAATGACTTTCCAAAACGGCGGGAGTGTACCGGTCCAAAAATGATAGATGACATTACTTATACCCTTACATTGAGCCGTTGATGATACTTCTCAAGCTTTTTTTTCAAATTTTTAACCGTATTTTTCTCTATCAACATATCACGTTTTTCGAGTTTATACCCTAACTTTGCTTCAAATTTCAACACCATGATCTTCTTATAAAGCTCAATGATCTTTGCATTGGTAAGTCCTCCGAGAAAATTACGTACAAGTATCAACTCTTCACGCCTCGCATCCATGTCATCACGTTCTCTAGCCCTCAATACGATTAGTGCTTCTTTATATGTATTGCTATCTATTAACTCCAGTTCAAAGTGCCGGTTGATAAAATAATCAGCCACTGTTGTAAAATAGTGTTTATAAGGCTTTTTGATCTTCTCTACCCTCTTTGAACCCCAGATATATTTTGCCGCGATACGCTGAAAGTCACTTCGCAATGCTTCTATCTCTTCATCTATAGGTACTAGTTTGCCATTTTCTTGGAGCTGAAAGTTACGGTTAAATGCCATTGAGATCGAATTCATAACATTTTGGAACTCGGTTTTGGCATTGCTCGACCGTTCAAGTAGCGCTATCAACAGGTCCTTGATCTTTAGTTTTTCAAAATGAATACCATCTTCTGCTTCACAAAACTCTATAGGTTTGATATGTACCAGTTTTCGAAGCTCTTTTATGCGTACTTCACTTTTTATCATGCCCTTGAGTATCTCTTTGAGTTTGCCTTGAGAGTAGATATTAAACGCATCAATGATATCTGTCACTCTGTAGCGGTTTTCATCAGCTAGGTCCATTGCCTGACATAAGATCGTTTTTCCTACCTGGTTTTCGATCTTGATACCTTTGGATAGAAGATACTCCTCTTCTAGCTTAATGGCATGTTCCTGATACTCTTTAAGATAACTGTATTCAGGATACTCTTTAAGTTCCCTAACCCGCTTAAGAAGTGAAGCAAGTGCATACTCCTTTATATCCTGCGGTAACACATCATAAAGCTCATACTTTTCGATACGCCTAAAGTTATTGAGATTGGCATTGAAACGAATGGGTTCTTGAAAGTCAGACGAAGCTTGTCCAAGCATCTGATCAAGGATTACTTCACCATCGTGACTATATGCAGTATGTCCGATATCATGTAGCATCCCCACGATCTTGGCAACATTAAAAAAATTTAGATTAACATCATCCCCCAATCGGCGGCTGAGATGACTCATCAGATACTCTGTACTCAGTCCCACTTCAACTGAGTGACTGTAACGGTTACGGATACTGTCTCTGGTCTTATTGGAAAGGTACATGGGGATATCTTTAAGTCGGACAAAGACTTTGTGTCCGACGATCCCCATCTCACACTCTTCGACTAAAGCGTCATAGCGTTTAATGTTCATAAAAGACCTCAGTCTTATTTTTTGCCACTCACTCTGTGACACTCTCTTACAAAGTGCTTTGCATTTTCTACAGGTACATCAGGCAATATACCGTGACCTAGGTTAAAGATATGTCTTTTACCGCCCATGATCTCCTGAAGTGCTTCAACACAATCCGTTGTAGCTTGTTGGTTGTAAAGACGACATGGTTCCATATTACCCTGAAGTACATACTTTTCACCTAATTTCTCTTTTGCCAGGGCCATAGGAGTCCCCCAGTCTACACCGAATACATCAAAGTTTCCATAAACTCCGCCGCGCTCGATGAATGCTGCAACACCTTTAGGGAACATGATCACAGGGATATGAGGGTATTTCTCTTTAAGATATTCAGATATCTCAACCATATACTGCCAGCTAAACTCATCATACTTACTTGGCTCGATCGCTGCTGCCCAGCTGTCAAAGATCTGAACAACGTCAACCCCTGATTGGATCTGTTTTTCCATATAAAGTTTAACTACTTCTGTTACCTTCTTGAGGATATTATGGAGCAGTTCCGGGTTAGAGTACATCATCTTTTTACAGATATTATACGTCTTAGTTCCCTGTCCTTCAATCATATAAGTTGCAAGTGTCCAAGGAGCACCGGTAAAACCGATCAATGCCTTTTCATCACCTCTTGCATCCAACTGTTCTCTAAGAAGTTTGATCGTATCATAAACATAAGTCAGTTTACTTGCTGCCTCATCTCCACCGATCAGTCTATCTAGGTCTTCTTGAGAACATAGCGGATCACTGAACTTTGGTCCTTCTCCTTTCACAAAAGAGAGATCCATACCCATCTCATCAGGAATTACCAAGATATCACTAAATAAAATTGCAGCATCCACACCTACGATATCAAGAGGCTGGATCGTTACTTCTGCTGCTTTTTCAGGATCATGACAAAGGTTAAGAAAGCTACCTGCTTCACCACGTACAGCCATATATTCCGGCAGGTATCGTCCTGCCTGTCTCATCATCCAAACCGGTGTATACGGTGTTTCCTTACCCAAACACGCATCTACAAAAATCTTACTCAATTATTTACCCTCAACTTTCTTTTTTATGCTGATTTGAAAAGAAGCAAAGCCTCCTTTCCACGCGTTATCCACAACGGACGGCTCTTGCCAGACTAATCATACTTTACTTTGCTGATTAGAAAAGGAGCTTGGCTCTTTTTCACATGCTGTCTTGAGACTCAACATTTAGTACTTGTCAGCAAACACCGCGCAATTACGCTTTAAAAAACTTCGAAACGCAAAACGCCTTATTCAGCTTTCTTTTCTTCTTTTTTCTTTCCAACCATACCTAAAAAGTAAAGTCCTACTGCCAAAGCAGTAATGGAAATTGCGAAATACATCATTTCAATAGGTGTTTTGAACTCTGTATGCAATACTCTTTGAAAGAAATTAACTACAAGTACCATAACGATTACTTTAGCTATCTTATCTTTCAGTTGATCAAGACTATGGATTGCAAGTAGCTGTGAACCGTTCTTTCCTGAAGCTTCATCGATATCAGAGATGAAAAGCTCATAAAGACCAAATGCAAAGATAAACATTACTACAGCGATCAAATAGAGGTCTACTGCACCGATGATACCGGCAACCACATCTTCATGAAAATGTTCAGGATGCGGTATCGTATGTGTAATTACCTGAAATGAGGTTACTGCCACATTCCAGATATCCATAGAAGCAATTACAAAAAGAATGATTGCACCAAGTAGTCCGAAAATGACAGCTAAAAGTACGATAAATCTACTTCTCCAGATCGCGCCTTCAAATAGAGCTTCCAACATATTACGCATTCTCCTCAAGTTTGATCCACTTCTGAGCGATTCTCACTGCATTGGTTGCAGCTCCTACTCTTACCTGATCCGCAACACCCCACAGGTGAAGCATATTTGATGCGAAATTATCTTTTCTAATACGGCCTACATAAGTATAATCCGTATCTGTTGCCGTGATAGGCATCGGATATTCATTCTTTTCAAGATCATCGATCACTTTAACGTTCTCGAAGTTTGCCAATGCTTCTCTAGCAGCTTCTACGCTTACATCTACACCTTCGGCAAATGTAATCGTGATAGCCTCTGAGTGGCTTCTAAGTACAGGTACACGCACACACGTTGCTGAGACCGCAAAATCAGAGTGCATGATTTTGTTGGTTTCATTGACCATCTTCATCTCTTCTTTTGTATAACCATTTGGCTGCGGTTTATCAATTTGAGGAATTACATTCAGCGCGATTTGGTGTGAAAATGCTCTACACTCCGTCTCACTCAGTCTAAAGGCAAAAAAGTCCTGCATCTGGCGTACCAGTTCTTCCATACCCTGTTTACCTGCCCCTGATGTTGCCTGATATGTACTTACGTCAACTCTTTTGATCCCACCATAAAGGTCATAAAGCGGTTTAAGCAGCTGTACCATCTGAATCGTTGAACAGTTCGGGTTTGCTATAATTCCCGTATCTTCCCATAGTTCAATATCTTCAGGGTTTACTTCAGGTACGACCAAAGGTACTTTTGGATCCATTCTGAAGTGAGAAGTATTATCGATCACTACTGCACCGGCTTCTACTGCAAATTTTGCATACTGTGCTGAGATATTTCCACCAGCTGAAAAGAACGCGATATCGATATCACGGCCTTCGAATACAGTCTCTGTAAGCTCTTCAATCTTATAAGTTTTACCTTTAAACCTTATCTCTTCTCCTGCACTTCTGGCACTTGCCAAGGGAAGCAAATTTCCTACAGGAAACTTTACTTCTTCAAGCACTCTGAAGAGCTCTTCACCTACTGCACCTGATGCACCAACTACAGCTACATTATAAGTTTTCATTCTATTCCAATCCTAATGTATTATCTATTTGTTCTAAATTTTCATCTGCAACAACATCCAAGTCTTTCGGCTCATCGCTTTTTGGACATTTTGCAAGACTCACTACTTTATCTTTAGCTTCAACGCTTACTATTTTTACACCTGATGTATTACGACCTGCTTTTCTGATCTGTTCCATATCCACACGTATCATCTTGCCAGCACTTGTCAGACACATCAAGTCTTTATCATCTTCTACAAATACTACACCGACCACGTCACCGGTTTTTGGCGTAAGCTTCATAGAGATCACCCCTTTACCTGCACGGTTCTGTTCACGGTATTCACTTGCAGTCGTACGTTTACCAAGACCCTTCTCACTGAGCATCAGTAGTTCATCTTCTTCATTTTCGATCGTTGTCGCACCACATACAAAGTCACCTTTGATCTTAAACTTGATCGCAGTAACACCACGTGATACACGCCCGATTTCACGAGCATCCTCTACTTTGAACCTGATACACATACCTTTTTTGGTTGCGACAAAAAGCCATTTTGTCTCAGGCGTTACGATCTTCGCTTCTACAAGTTCATCATCATCATCGAGATTGATCGCTCTTACACCATTACTTCTGATGTTTGAATACTCAGAAAGGTTCGTACGCTTCACTATACCATTTTGTGTGAAGAATACCAAACTCTTATCATCATTAAAGTCAGTTGTCGGGATGATCGCTGTGATCTTCTCATCTGCCTGGAGACTGATCAGGTTAACTACAGCCTTACCTTTAGCGGTACGTGATCCCTCTGGAATCTTATACACTTTCAACCAGTATAGCTGACCTCTATCTGTAACGAACATTAACGTGTCATGTGTATTTGAGATAAAAAATCTCTCGATGAAATCATCCTCATAGGTCGTTACCGCTGTTTTTCCTTTACCGCCACGATGTTGTTTTTCATACTGCGTCACAGGTACACGTTTGATATACCCTCTATGTGTGATCGTTACTACCATCGGTTCGTTCGGAATAAGATCCTCAATATCTATATCATCATAATCATCTACGATCTCTGTCAAACGCGGTTTAGAGTACTTCTCTTTTACCTCGATAAGCTCATTTCTAATGATCTCGTTGATCTTCTCTTCAGATTTCAATATCCCTTCAAGCTCAGCGATAAGCAGACGTAATTCAGCCAACTCATTTTCGATCTTTTCGATCTCAAGACCTGTAAGACGTCTTAGTCTCATCTCAAGAATAGCTTTGGCCTGGATTTCAGAAAGCTCGAAGCGACTCATCAAACTCTCTTTTGCCTCATTGTCATCAGCACTTGCACGAATGATCTTGATCACTTCATCGATATTATCTACTGCAATCTTTAGACCTTCGAGTATATGTGCTCTAGCCCTAGCTTTTTCAAGATCAAAAA
This is a stretch of genomic DNA from Sulfurovum zhangzhouensis. It encodes these proteins:
- the hemE gene encoding uroporphyrinogen decarboxylase; translated protein: MSKIFVDACLGKETPYTPVWMMRQAGRYLPEYMAVRGEAGSFLNLCHDPEKAAEVTIQPLDIVGVDAAILFSDILVIPDEMGMDLSFVKGEGPKFSDPLCSQEDLDRLIGGDEAASKLTYVYDTIKLLREQLDARGDEKALIGFTGAPWTLATYMIEGQGTKTYNICKKMMYSNPELLHNILKKVTEVVKLYMEKQIQSGVDVVQIFDSWAAAIEPSKYDEFSWQYMVEISEYLKEKYPHIPVIMFPKGVAAFIERGGVYGNFDVFGVDWGTPMALAKEKLGEKYVLQGNMEPCRLYNQQATTDCVEALQEIMGGKRHIFNLGHGILPDVPVENAKHFVRECHRVSGKK
- a CDS encoding YqhA family protein, with translation MLEALFEGAIWRSRFIVLLAVIFGLLGAIILFVIASMDIWNVAVTSFQVITHTIPHPEHFHEDVVAGIIGAVDLYLIAVVMFIFAFGLYELFISDIDEASGKNGSQLLAIHSLDQLKDKIAKVIVMVLVVNFFQRVLHTEFKTPIEMMYFAISITALAVGLYFLGMVGKKKEEKKAE
- a CDS encoding aspartate-semialdehyde dehydrogenase, with product MKTYNVAVVGASGAVGEELFRVLEEVKFPVGNLLPLASARSAGEEIRFKGKTYKIEELTETVFEGRDIDIAFFSAGGNISAQYAKFAVEAGAVVIDNTSHFRMDPKVPLVVPEVNPEDIELWEDTGIIANPNCSTIQMVQLLKPLYDLYGGIKRVDVSTYQATSGAGKQGMEELVRQMQDFFAFRLSETECRAFSHQIALNVIPQIDKPQPNGYTKEEMKMVNETNKIMHSDFAVSATCVRVPVLRSHSEAITITFAEGVDVSVEAAREALANFENVKVIDDLEKNEYPMPITATDTDYTYVGRIRKDNFASNMLHLWGVADQVRVGAATNAVRIAQKWIKLEENA
- the gyrA gene encoding DNA gyrase subunit A; the encoded protein is MSDLFEGNQNVEEVLIEDSMRGSYLDYSMSVIVGRALPDARDGLKPVHRRILYAMNDLSLSHRSPYKKSARVVGDVIGKYHPHGDTAVYDALVRMAQDFSMKETLVDGQGNFGSIDGDNAAAMRYTESRMTKMAEELLEDLDKDTVDFVPNYDDSMTEPDVLPARVPNLLMNGSSGIAVGMATNIPPHRLDELVDALTLRIGNPSATIEDVMAKVQGPDFPTGGIIFGRKGITDAYMTGRGRIKVRAKTHIEEKRNKEVIVIDELPYQVNKSRLIENIAQLVRDKVIEGISEIRDESDREGMRVVIELKRDAMSDIVLNNLFKSTQMQVTFGIIMLAINNKEPKVFNLLELLDIFLNHRKTVVIRRTIFDLEKARARAHILEGLKIAVDNIDEVIKIIRASADDNEAKESLMSRFELSEIQAKAILEMRLRRLTGLEIEKIENELAELRLLIAELEGILKSEEKINEIIRNELIEVKEKYSKPRLTEIVDDYDDIDIEDLIPNEPMVVTITHRGYIKRVPVTQYEKQHRGGKGKTAVTTYEDDFIERFFISNTHDTLMFVTDRGQLYWLKVYKIPEGSRTAKGKAVVNLISLQADEKITAIIPTTDFNDDKSLVFFTQNGIVKRTNLSEYSNIRSNGVRAINLDDDDELVEAKIVTPETKWLFVATKKGMCIRFKVEDAREIGRVSRGVTAIKFKIKGDFVCGATTIENEEDELLMLSEKGLGKRTTASEYREQNRAGKGVISMKLTPKTGDVVGVVFVEDDKDLMCLTSAGKMIRVDMEQIRKAGRNTSGVKIVSVEAKDKVVSLAKCPKSDEPKDLDVVADENLEQIDNTLGLE